From the genome of Campylobacter concisus:
ATTTGGTTTAGCTAGCACCGAGTAAGTAGCTCCAATAGGACAGACATATCTACACCAAGCTCTACGTGAGAAGAAAATTTCAACCATAAGCATAGCCACAACAAACCAAATAGCATGAAAATAGCCATAGATAATAAATCTTGAAAAAATCCCAACAACATTAAAAATTTCAAATGTAAGGCTTGCACTAGCAAAGCTAAGGGTTAAAAATAAAATGGTAAAAACATATCGCCACTTTGTGTCAAAAACTCGTGGTTTTACTATCTTTTTGGCGCGTAAATTTTCATGGATCTTCTCAGCTATTTCACTTATTAACGAATAAGGACAGATCCAAGAGCAAAAGCCTCTACCACCAAAAATGATATAAAATGCCAAGATACTAAGTGAGCCAATTATTAAATTTACATGGATTTCATGCGTCGCCAAAAAGACTTGCAGGCTCATAAAAGCATCTGCCAAGTGAAAACCAAATATCCTTGAGGCACTGATGTCGCCTTCTAAAATTTGTATATCAACTCTATATGAAAGTACAAATAAAAGATGGACTAGAATAATGCTAAAAATACGCCAAAAACGTATACTAGGACGCTTTTTGCCATCTTTTGTAGTTGTGATTAACGTGCTTAGAAAGCTTACATTTCTAATCGTCGCACGAGTGTTATATTTGTCCATTTTTACTTTTTAAATTTAGAAATTTCATCTGCAAGGCTTTCAAGCTCGCTATCACTAACATTTGTAAGTAGGCCCTTCATAAGTGAGTTTTGCACCTTGCCAGCTTTATAATCAGCTAGCTTTTTAAGCAATTCATCCTTACTTAGATGCGTTATATCAGGAGCTACGACACCTTTTGCATTTGCACCATGGCACGGAGCACAAGTTGTTAGATACTGCTTGCTAACGCCTTCATTGTGCACTTTAGCCACACTTAGACTTAGCTCTTTTACCTTTTTTAGCTCATCTTCGCTGGCAAATTCTTCACTAGACTTTGGCTGCTCTTTTGTAAAATTTTGCTCTACTTTTGGCTGAGCATTAGTTGTTACCTTTTCCTTTTTAGGCGGAGTCTGGCTTAACATAAACACCATGATACCGCAAATTGCTACCGCTAAAATAATGGTTATAATCTTTCCTACTTTCATTATTTGCTCCTAAATTGTGTATTAAAATCACTGATTTCTTTAGCTAAATTTCTGATTTCACTATCATCCATTTTTTTAACAAGATCTCGCATCAAGACATTGACTTTCTCTTTATTTTTATAAGCATTTATCATTGTATAAATTTCATTTTCACTTTTTGTTAAAAGTGATGGCCCGATGATGCCATTTGCATAATCATCGTGACAAGCTGAACATTTTGTAATGAAATTTTTGCTAAGTCTGCCCTTTATAAGTCTTAAATTTATAGTTTGAAGAGGGGTTCTTACCATTGCTAAAGCCCCGATTTGACGGCTTACGTTATTATCTTCAAGTCCAAATTTTACGCTCTTTTCGCCGTGCATATCGTATTTTATGAAGTCATTTTGTTTATTTGTGCTTTGGTTATTTTCTTTTTTTTCAACCTTTATGCTAGCACTCGTGGCTACATTTATTGGTTGCTCGCTAGCTGCTTTTTGCGCTTTGTCATCGCTCTTTTCACAGCCGACAAATAGCAAAGCAGCAGCCACTAAAGACATTATTAATCTCATTCTTTCTCCTTATAAATTTCATCATAACTCATTTTTGGGGCAATATTTATAATTTTTACAGGGCAAACCTCAGCACACACCCCACACCCAACACAGCCATGCTTTATGAGTGGCAAATTTGCTTCGCTCATTACTATTGCATTATCGCCAACTGGGCAAATGCTGACGCAAAGGTCACAAATTTGACCGATTTTGCCTTTTATCTTATCTTTTTCTGCCTCTTCTCTATCGTTATAAACTTTGCGAACAAGCAAATCTTCAACGCTATCTTCGCTTAGTTTTTCTCTTTTTAGGCACATACAGGCATTTGCATTACTCAAGACAGCAACGCCCATTTTCACATCATCAACAACTTTTGTAGCATGATCTAACGCACCGCTTGGACAGGCGAGCACACATGGAAAAAGATCACATAAATAGCAACCTCTCTTTTTAGGATCGATGTATGCTGTACCATTTGAATAGCCATCTTTTATATCAAGCAAACTTATACTGTGATAAGGGCATACCTGCACACACTGACCGCATTTAACACAAAGATCATCGAAGTCATCAACTGCACCTGGTGGTCTAAGATAGAGTTTGTCACCGCTACTTTTTGGCAAAATTTTACCTATGCCATATCCTGCAGCAGCTGCGACTGAGCCTAAGATTATAAATTTTCTTCTATCCACGTTTTACCCTTAACGCGTTAAAATTTGAAGCATCAAGTGGTTTTATCCTTGGCGTGCTATCTTCAAGTAGCTTTACTGGCTCAGAAAATGGCGCGAGTTTGGCTAAAAAATTTAAGATACTAAAGACACTTGAGCCATAGAAAAACTGCAAATTCGGATAATACTGCCAAAGCTGATCGGCATACGATAGATGCATAAACGGCGTATCGCCATAGCCATCTTTATCTCTATCGAAGCTCTCATACTCATCATAATAATTTTTACTCCACCGATTTAATGCCATTTTATCGCCTGGAGTGTCGTTCGCAACGATATCCATATTGCCTATAAAATCATTATTTTCAAATATGCTTGTCCCCTGAGTGGCGTGAAAATATACGCCAACTACGTTGTGTAAAATTTTATTGCCTAAGAAATTTATCGTTGAGCCTGGCTGAAACGGCGAGTTATCAAGCAAAATTCCTCTCGCATTATAGATAAGTGTATTATTTTCGATAGTAAAATTTGAAACATCTTTTAGACCAATACCAATACCAAAAGCGCCGTCACTATCCATAACAAGATTATTTTTTATATTTGAGCCAGCCGAATACATAAAAAACATTCCGACTGCATTGCCGATAAAATCATTGTTTTCGACTAAATTTTGATTTGCGTACATAAAATGAAGCGAATATCTGCCGCGGATCGCTTTATTTTTTAAAAATTTATTGTGACTTGCATACCATGCAACCATATCGCGGCTATCATAAATATAATTGCCTTCTATTAAATTTTCATGGCTATACCAAAGTCTAACCGCATCACCTCTAAAGCCAAGACTGGCCCCCTTTTTAGAAGTGATGTTATTTTCAGTGATCTTTGAGCTGCTGCACTCTTTAAAATCAACCCCAAAAAGCACGTCACTCAAGTCATTTTGCGTAATCAAGACATTATTTGCTTTATCACAGCCAATGCCAGCATCTAGCTCACCAAGGTCATTTCCGCTACCACTTATCTTTAAATTTCTAAGCGTAACATTTGAGGCAATAATCTTTACAACTGTGCCTTTACCATTTCCTTTTATGTGAGCGTTTTTGCCCTCACCAACGATACTAAGCGGCTTATTTATAGTTATACTTCCTTCATAGATGCCGTCCCCTAGCTTTATAACATCGCCAGGGCTAGCGTTGTTTATTGCATCTTGAAGGATATTTGCAGAGCTAAAAATAGGCAAGAAAGCAAGGGCAAAAATAAAAATTTTACGCATTTAGCTCTTTTTTCTTTGAAAATACTGCAAGTATGCAAAATACACTCATAGCGATCATAACCCAAAATCCGATACTTGGATAAGAGTGAGTTGTAAATTGTGCAACGCTACCATCGCCTAAAACTGTTGGCATAAATGGTTTAATCTTAAATGCGCCCCACTCTTGCATATTGTGTCCATACCAATAAAGCCATCCTGCAAATGCGCTCATAAATAGCACAGGCGCGATAATGGTTGGAACCATAAGAAGTGAGTTAAATTTGCCATTGTAATACAAAAATGCAAGCATACAAAGCGTTGAAATAAGCAAATAATAAGGTGCTATCGCTCGCTCTAAATTTCCGCCATGCTCCATAGGATACATACCAATGTAGTGATTTATCGTATTCATCTCATGCACGTCACC
Proteins encoded in this window:
- a CDS encoding NapH/MauN family ferredoxin-type protein — its product is MDKYNTRATIRNVSFLSTLITTTKDGKKRPSIRFWRIFSIILVHLLFVLSYRVDIQILEGDISASRIFGFHLADAFMSLQVFLATHEIHVNLIIGSLSILAFYIIFGGRGFCSWICPYSLISEIAEKIHENLRAKKIVKPRVFDTKWRYVFTILFLTLSFASASLTFEIFNVVGIFSRFIIYGYFHAIWFVVAMLMVEIFFSRRAWCRYVCPIGATYSVLAKPNAIKVSWDKEKCDHCLVCTDVCLVPHVLFMTKKGAKLDESKNIFRIAGADCTLCGRCIDVCHQDALKFDNGFKKLI
- a CDS encoding c-type cytochrome; translated protein: MKVGKIITIILAVAICGIMVFMLSQTPPKKEKVTTNAQPKVEQNFTKEQPKSSEEFASEDELKKVKELSLSVAKVHNEGVSKQYLTTCAPCHGANAKGVVAPDITHLSKDELLKKLADYKAGKVQNSLMKGLLTNVSDSELESLADEISKFKK
- a CDS encoding c-type cytochrome translates to MRLIMSLVAAALLFVGCEKSDDKAQKAASEQPINVATSASIKVEKKENNQSTNKQNDFIKYDMHGEKSVKFGLEDNNVSRQIGALAMVRTPLQTINLRLIKGRLSKNFITKCSACHDDYANGIIGPSLLTKSENEIYTMINAYKNKEKVNVLMRDLVKKMDDSEIRNLAKEISDFNTQFRSK
- a CDS encoding 4Fe-4S dicluster domain-containing protein; the protein is MDRRKFIILGSVAAAAGYGIGKILPKSSGDKLYLRPPGAVDDFDDLCVKCGQCVQVCPYHSISLLDIKDGYSNGTAYIDPKKRGCYLCDLFPCVLACPSGALDHATKVVDDVKMGVAVLSNANACMCLKREKLSEDSVEDLLVRKVYNDREEAEKDKIKGKIGQICDLCVSICPVGDNAIVMSEANLPLIKHGCVGCGVCAEVCPVKIINIAPKMSYDEIYKEKE
- a CDS encoding nitrous oxide reductase family maturation protein NosD, whose product is MRKIFIFALAFLPIFSSANILQDAINNASPGDVIKLGDGIYEGSITINKPLSIVGEGKNAHIKGNGKGTVVKIIASNVTLRNLKISGSGNDLGELDAGIGCDKANNVLITQNDLSDVLFGVDFKECSSSKITENNITSKKGASLGFRGDAVRLWYSHENLIEGNYIYDSRDMVAWYASHNKFLKNKAIRGRYSLHFMYANQNLVENNDFIGNAVGMFFMYSAGSNIKNNLVMDSDGAFGIGIGLKDVSNFTIENNTLIYNARGILLDNSPFQPGSTINFLGNKILHNVVGVYFHATQGTSIFENNDFIGNMDIVANDTPGDKMALNRWSKNYYDEYESFDRDKDGYGDTPFMHLSYADQLWQYYPNLQFFYGSSVFSILNFLAKLAPFSEPVKLLEDSTPRIKPLDASNFNALRVKRG
- a CDS encoding cytochrome C; the protein is MSKYKIYTIVALVLMTVCFTLPVLGWHGAKERIADGDELPSYTYGIYNLYSSFQYKNHLLSKDVASDLHKMIEQKAEIGTPSFPIWYVSLEAPNYPKSAFPDGIPVYFHVDGYSGDVHEMNTINHYIGMYPMEHGGNLERAIAPYYLLISTLCMLAFLYYNGKFNSLLMVPTIIAPVLFMSAFAGWLYWYGHNMQEWGAFKIKPFMPTVLGDGSVAQFTTHSYPSIGFWVMIAMSVFCILAVFSKKKELNA